In a genomic window of Aggregatimonas sangjinii:
- the cysD gene encoding sulfate adenylyltransferase subunit CysD produces MGKYYLNYLDELESEAIFILREVWAQFQNPVILFSGGKDSILITHLAKKAFYPSKIPFALMHVDTGHNFPETIKFRDDLVTELNARLIVGLVQESIDEGRVTEEKGKNATRNALQITTLLDAIEEHKIDCAIGGGRRDEEKARAKERFFSHRDDFGQWDPKNQRPELWNIFNGKYQEGEHFRAFPISNFTEMDVWNYIKRENIAIPSLYLAHQREVVWRSNSWIPNSEFLVLEKDEEILTKKIRFRTLGDITITGGIESEADTLEKIVQEVSSMRQTERGNRTDDKRSETAMEDRKKQGYF; encoded by the coding sequence ATGGGCAAGTACTATTTAAATTATTTGGATGAATTGGAATCTGAAGCGATATTCATTTTAAGGGAGGTTTGGGCACAGTTCCAAAATCCGGTAATACTATTTTCAGGTGGGAAAGATTCAATCCTTATTACCCATTTGGCGAAAAAGGCATTTTACCCCTCCAAAATTCCCTTTGCGCTTATGCATGTGGATACAGGACACAACTTTCCCGAAACGATAAAATTTCGCGACGATCTGGTGACCGAATTAAACGCACGCTTAATCGTGGGCTTGGTTCAAGAGTCGATCGATGAAGGTAGGGTAACCGAGGAAAAAGGTAAAAATGCTACTCGCAACGCCTTGCAAATAACAACTTTGTTAGATGCCATAGAGGAACACAAAATCGATTGTGCAATTGGAGGCGGACGAAGGGATGAGGAAAAGGCGCGGGCGAAAGAGCGATTTTTTTCCCATCGGGACGATTTTGGGCAATGGGACCCAAAAAACCAACGGCCAGAGCTTTGGAATATTTTCAACGGCAAGTATCAAGAAGGAGAGCACTTTCGTGCTTTCCCCATCAGTAATTTTACAGAGATGGATGTTTGGAATTACATAAAGAGAGAAAACATAGCCATTCCGTCACTCTATCTTGCGCATCAAAGAGAAGTGGTCTGGCGAAGTAATTCATGGATTCCGAATTCGGAGTTCTTGGTACTGGAGAAAGATGAAGAAATACTGACCAAAAAAATCAGATTTCGCACTTTAGGTGATATTACCATTACCGGAGGAATAGAATCGGAGGCCGATACACTAGAAAAGATTGTGCAGGAAGTATCATCGATGCGGCAAACCGAACGTGGTAACAGAACAGATGACAAACGCTCAGAGACGGCTATGGAAGATCGAAAAAAGCAAGGATATTTTTAA
- the cysC gene encoding adenylyl-sulfate kinase, which translates to MDKNITKHSYKVGREDRRKANGHNSFLIFFTGLSGSGKSTIANALEQRLFEKKIKTYVLDGDNIRKGINRGLSFSPEDRSENNRRIGEIAKLFIDAGIVVLAAFVAPYTKDRLFIKNTVGNDNYVEVFVNTSLQLCEKRDVKGLYAKARKGEIKNMTGISAPYEAPVQPDIELTDDHTIAQAVDLIIKKIESKI; encoded by the coding sequence ATGGATAAAAATATAACCAAACATTCTTACAAGGTCGGTAGAGAGGACAGAAGAAAAGCGAACGGACACAATTCTTTTCTCATTTTCTTTACGGGATTATCCGGTTCGGGAAAATCTACCATTGCAAATGCCCTAGAGCAAAGGCTTTTCGAGAAAAAAATAAAAACGTACGTTCTTGATGGTGATAACATCCGTAAAGGAATAAATAGAGGACTCTCCTTTAGTCCGGAAGATAGATCGGAGAACAACAGACGAATAGGTGAAATCGCTAAACTTTTTATCGATGCCGGAATTGTTGTGCTAGCTGCTTTTGTCGCCCCATATACAAAAGATAGACTTTTTATAAAGAATACCGTAGGAAATGATAATTATGTCGAGGTCTTTGTAAATACCAGTTTACAACTGTGCGAAAAGAGGGATGTCAAAGGCCTTTATGCAAAGGCACGAAAAGGGGAAATAAAAAATATGACCGGTATTTCAGCACCTTACGAGGCACCGGTGCAACCTGATATCGAATTAACCGATGATCATACCATAGCGCAAGCGGTAGATTTAATCATAAAAAAAATCGAAAGTAAAATCTAA
- a CDS encoding DUF2061 domain-containing protein, giving the protein MSKVSYKRHLAKTFTWRAVGTLDTILLSWLITGNPLTGLKIGFSEVITKLILYYVHERVWFKINVRESRKRHIIKTISWRIIGTLDTVMLSWLISGNPLTGLKIGVLEVITKMLLYYLHERTWYKINFGLSERTRKANG; this is encoded by the coding sequence ATGAGCAAAGTTTCCTATAAAAGACACCTTGCGAAAACCTTTACTTGGCGGGCGGTTGGCACTTTAGATACGATTTTATTATCATGGTTGATTACAGGAAATCCGTTGACCGGTTTAAAAATCGGCTTTTCAGAAGTAATCACTAAACTGATATTATATTATGTTCATGAAAGGGTTTGGTTTAAAATTAACGTCAGGGAAAGTCGTAAAAGGCACATTATCAAGACTATTTCCTGGCGCATAATTGGCACTCTGGATACGGTGATGCTTTCTTGGCTCATTTCTGGAAATCCTTTGACAGGACTGAAAATAGGCGTCTTAGAGGTAATCACAAAAATGTTGTTGTACTATCTACATGAGCGCACTTGGTACAAAATAAATTTTGGATTGTCCGAAAGAACACGAAAAGCAAATGGATAA
- the cysQ gene encoding 3'(2'),5'-bisphosphate nucleotidase CysQ has protein sequence MKRIYQTAIQAAIEGGKAILKVYNQDEIHVDYKKDDSPLTVADSAANAKIVGILNETDLPIISEESKQLAYSTRKEWTSCWIVDPLDGTKEFIKRNGEFTVNIALCNHGIPVFGVIYVPVTRELYYAVVDEKKAFKTVLDLEHVVTNKLNDEIDRIYPNSNKSLSIRVVASRSHMNDDTIYFTEELKQEFPEVEIVSKGSSLKFCLVAEGKADVYPRFAPTMEWDTAAGHAICSAVGVKVISQHTQKEVTYNKENLLNPYFLVSNQ, from the coding sequence ATGAAACGAATATATCAAACAGCAATACAAGCGGCAATCGAAGGTGGTAAGGCGATATTGAAGGTCTACAATCAAGATGAAATTCATGTTGATTATAAAAAAGATGATTCACCACTTACCGTTGCGGATAGTGCAGCAAATGCAAAAATCGTAGGAATCTTAAATGAGACGGACCTTCCCATCATTAGCGAGGAGAGCAAGCAATTGGCTTATTCCACAAGAAAAGAATGGACGTCTTGTTGGATTGTTGATCCGCTAGACGGAACAAAAGAGTTTATAAAAAGAAATGGGGAATTCACCGTAAATATAGCGCTATGCAATCACGGAATCCCGGTTTTTGGAGTAATCTATGTACCCGTCACAAGGGAACTTTATTATGCCGTAGTTGACGAAAAAAAGGCATTCAAAACAGTTTTAGACTTAGAACATGTCGTAACGAATAAACTAAATGATGAAATTGATCGTATTTATCCTAATTCCAATAAAAGCTTATCAATAAGAGTCGTAGCTAGCCGGTCACATATGAATGATGATACTATTTATTTTACAGAAGAATTAAAGCAAGAATTCCCCGAAGTTGAAATTGTCTCTAAAGGAAGTTCCTTAAAATTCTGTTTGGTCGCAGAGGGCAAGGCCGATGTGTATCCGAGATTTGCACCAACTATGGAATGGGACACTGCTGCCGGGCATGCTATTTGCTCTGCTGTTGGGGTAAAAGTAATCTCACAACATACTCAGAAAGAGGTAACTTACAACAAGGAAAATCTTTTAAACCCTTATTTTCTAGTGAGTAACCAATGA
- a CDS encoding GumC family protein: MYEENKSSADENILRMLLAMFLPYWPLFALLIPVCFIGAWGYLKTTTPVYEASATLIIKDENKGVDDAKVLEAMNPFDSKKIVENELEIIKSRTIMTQVVKGLQLYAPFYEDKLYGSKEAYTTSPIAVELRNPENIVLPSGGEPLKFYFEYDSVKNSVEIDNKSYPIGEWVEGPIFGETRFELNENKSENAERAIYYTFMNPKKLSISLLGSLEASPTDKLSTVVRLTYRDPIPQRGENILNHLIAAYNQKAISDRDELASNTLTFIDERMSEVEKELNALESSIQRFRSEKGVVDLSEQGKLYLYDVGEYDRQIARIDRQLAVLNKVQQYVISKKNQSGIVPSTLGVEDRVLSQLLEKLYDSEVEYEKLRKTTAENNPILTSLADEINKIRPSILENIRNQKNNLTTSLSSLNSNADQSASALKNIPEKERALLEIERGKEIKNELYSFLQQKREETALSYAPNGGDGRIVDLAQSSAGPVSPNSSLIYLVALVLAFGIGLGYIIFKEMLNKNVLFRSEIENAIDAPVVLELPHLDDVKESQKSTNFITNIFYRLGLRNILRSNRQTIKTKQNEAVLIHHFRQLGSSMGLYSRVFKKKKILVTSSIEGEGKSFVSTNLSFSLAQSGKKVALVDMDFLKPQTSRYFKLLNQRGVLDYLSHKAEYAKILTNSHGNKNLYIVPVGNRVDDHTQLLLNGKLEVLFKELSSDFDYVIIDSAPVNLVADVKLLAEYSDETIYVIRHGNTPLKILKHLDDSETLENLNNVSVVFNGIKQRGLVKGDYNYGYGLNTKLYGEAYGAEMESKS; encoded by the coding sequence ATGTACGAAGAGAACAAATCGAGTGCTGACGAGAACATCTTACGAATGCTCTTAGCCATGTTTTTACCTTATTGGCCGTTGTTTGCACTATTGATTCCCGTTTGTTTTATCGGGGCCTGGGGATACCTTAAAACTACTACTCCAGTCTATGAAGCTTCGGCAACTCTTATCATTAAAGATGAAAACAAAGGCGTAGATGATGCGAAGGTTTTGGAAGCCATGAATCCCTTTGACTCAAAGAAAATAGTTGAAAACGAACTCGAAATCATAAAGTCAAGAACCATAATGACTCAAGTGGTTAAAGGGTTACAATTATATGCACCTTTTTATGAAGATAAATTGTACGGCTCTAAGGAAGCGTATACTACTTCGCCAATAGCAGTTGAACTAAGAAATCCGGAAAATATCGTTCTACCATCAGGTGGAGAACCTTTAAAGTTTTATTTCGAATATGATTCGGTTAAGAACTCAGTTGAAATCGATAACAAGTCATACCCAATTGGCGAATGGGTTGAAGGCCCTATTTTTGGAGAAACAAGGTTCGAGTTAAATGAGAATAAATCAGAAAATGCTGAACGAGCGATTTACTATACCTTCATGAATCCTAAAAAGCTTAGCATAAGTCTTTTAGGAAGCTTGGAAGCCAGTCCCACGGATAAATTATCGACGGTTGTTCGACTTACTTACCGCGATCCTATACCGCAAAGAGGTGAGAATATACTGAATCATTTGATTGCGGCGTACAATCAAAAAGCTATTTCCGACCGGGATGAACTTGCCTCGAACACACTTACCTTCATTGATGAGCGTATGAGTGAAGTTGAAAAAGAGCTCAATGCGCTTGAATCTTCGATTCAACGCTTTAGGTCGGAAAAGGGTGTAGTTGATTTAAGTGAACAAGGAAAACTTTATCTATACGACGTTGGCGAATACGACCGCCAAATAGCGAGGATAGATAGGCAACTTGCCGTTTTGAACAAAGTTCAACAATATGTAATTTCTAAAAAAAACCAATCCGGTATCGTACCATCTACTCTAGGGGTAGAAGACCGTGTTTTATCTCAATTGTTAGAGAAACTATATGATTCAGAAGTAGAATATGAGAAATTACGAAAAACGACTGCAGAGAACAACCCAATTCTTACCTCATTAGCCGATGAAATCAATAAGATAAGACCTAGCATACTCGAGAATATACGAAATCAAAAAAATAACCTTACCACAAGTTTGAGTAGCTTAAATTCCAATGCTGATCAATCTGCCTCGGCACTCAAGAATATTCCGGAAAAAGAACGAGCGTTGTTAGAGATTGAAAGGGGGAAAGAAATCAAAAACGAACTCTATTCATTTTTGCAGCAAAAAAGAGAAGAAACAGCCCTTAGTTATGCACCAAATGGTGGTGACGGAAGAATTGTTGATTTGGCGCAATCCTCCGCAGGTCCTGTTTCACCGAATTCTTCACTTATTTATTTGGTGGCTTTGGTGTTGGCTTTCGGGATAGGGTTGGGTTATATCATTTTTAAAGAGATGCTGAACAAAAATGTGCTATTCCGTTCAGAAATTGAAAATGCTATCGATGCACCTGTGGTTTTAGAGTTGCCACATTTAGATGACGTAAAAGAGTCGCAAAAATCTACGAATTTCATAACCAATATATTTTATAGACTAGGGCTAAGGAATATTCTTCGTTCAAATCGGCAAACTATTAAAACAAAACAAAATGAGGCAGTACTAATACATCATTTTAGACAACTTGGGTCCTCAATGGGTTTGTATAGCCGTGTTTTCAAGAAAAAGAAAATTTTGGTTACCTCAAGTATTGAAGGTGAGGGAAAAAGCTTTGTTAGTACCAACCTCTCCTTTAGTCTAGCTCAATCAGGTAAAAAAGTAGCTCTTGTCGATATGGATTTTTTGAAACCCCAAACATCCCGTTACTTTAAGCTCCTCAATCAGAGAGGTGTTTTAGATTATTTATCACATAAAGCGGAGTACGCGAAGATTTTGACTAATTCACATGGGAATAAAAATCTATATATAGTTCCTGTTGGAAATAGGGTTGATGACCATACCCAGCTTCTTTTAAATGGAAAATTAGAGGTTCTTTTTAAAGAATTATCCAGTGATTTCGATTACGTGATAATCGACTCGGCTCCGGTAAATCTTGTGGCCGATGTTAAACTATTGGCAGAGTACAGCGATGAAACTATTTACGTTATACGACACGGTAATACACCTTTGAAAATTCTCAAGCATTTAGATGACTCCGAGACTTTGGAGAATCTTAATAATGTGTCGGTTGTTTTTAATGGAATAAAACAAAGAGGCCTCGTTAAAGGCGATTACAATTATGGTTATGGTTTGAACACTAAATTATATGGAGAGGCGTATGGTGCTGAAATGGAATCAAAATCATAA
- a CDS encoding lipopolysaccharide biosynthesis protein, whose protein sequence is MIQKIKNILFGGHERTAKANKNILGSFIIKVVSIVISLVVVPLTLNYVNPSRYGIWLTLSSIVAWFSFFDIGITHGLRNKYAEARAKGDNKSAQIYISTTYGILAIVFITIWLLFLVINPFLDWSDLLKLSPEYGSDVSKLALIVFTYFCMQFVLRTITTIISADQEPAKASLIDVIGQIISLVVIVILVKTTEGSLVNLGIALCASPLLALIGANIFFFKGKYREFKPTFSKVKFSYAKSLFNLGVVFFIIQIAGLIQFESANVIISRNFGPADVTDYNIVFKYFGVLSMGFTIFLTPFWSAATEAYVKNDIGWIRDSMKKYNVLNIFFVLLGIIMLFFADDIYDLWLGEETVNIDFLLSLWGLIFFTVSIFGSKYVSFLNGISALRLQFWASVVSPVVYLILTLVFIEYFKMGVYALFVASVVANFNAFILAPIQYHMIINKGKKGIWIR, encoded by the coding sequence TTGATTCAAAAAATTAAAAACATTCTTTTCGGAGGGCACGAACGAACCGCAAAGGCCAATAAGAATATTTTAGGCTCTTTTATAATAAAAGTGGTCAGTATTGTAATTAGCTTGGTCGTTGTGCCACTTACGCTTAATTACGTGAATCCTTCTAGATACGGTATTTGGCTCACACTTAGCTCAATCGTTGCTTGGTTCAGCTTTTTTGATATCGGTATTACCCACGGTTTAAGAAATAAATATGCAGAGGCAAGAGCTAAAGGTGACAATAAAAGTGCCCAAATTTATATCAGCACTACTTACGGAATCTTAGCCATTGTTTTCATAACGATCTGGCTGTTATTTCTAGTAATCAATCCTTTTTTGGATTGGTCTGATTTATTAAAACTTTCCCCGGAATACGGTTCCGATGTTTCAAAACTGGCTCTAATAGTCTTTACTTACTTCTGTATGCAGTTTGTACTAAGAACAATTACTACCATTATTTCTGCGGATCAAGAGCCGGCCAAAGCCTCACTGATCGATGTAATCGGCCAAATCATTTCATTGGTGGTCATAGTGATACTTGTGAAAACGACTGAGGGTTCCTTGGTAAACCTTGGCATTGCGCTTTGTGCTTCACCACTTTTGGCACTTATTGGAGCTAATATTTTCTTTTTCAAAGGAAAATATCGCGAATTCAAACCTACATTCTCAAAGGTGAAATTTTCGTACGCGAAGAGTCTTTTTAATCTTGGTGTCGTGTTCTTTATTATTCAAATTGCTGGCTTAATACAGTTCGAATCCGCCAATGTTATCATTTCTAGAAACTTTGGTCCCGCCGATGTAACCGATTACAATATCGTTTTTAAATACTTCGGGGTTTTAAGCATGGGATTTACTATTTTTTTAACGCCATTTTGGTCAGCGGCCACTGAAGCATATGTTAAAAATGATATTGGGTGGATAAGGGATAGTATGAAAAAATATAATGTCCTTAATATTTTCTTTGTCCTTCTCGGGATTATCATGTTGTTTTTTGCCGACGACATCTACGATTTATGGTTGGGGGAAGAAACCGTAAACATCGACTTTTTATTATCGCTTTGGGGCCTGATATTTTTTACCGTTTCTATTTTCGGATCAAAATATGTTAGTTTTTTAAACGGAATCAGTGCACTTCGCCTTCAATTTTGGGCGAGCGTGGTAAGCCCTGTAGTATACTTAATCTTAACTTTAGTTTTTATTGAATATTTCAAGATGGGAGTTTATGCATTATTTGTGGCATCCGTAGTTGCGAATTTCAATGCCTTTATCTTAGCACCTATTCAATATCACATGATAATCAATAAAGGCAAAAAGGGAATTTGGATTAGGTAG